From SAR86 cluster bacterium, one genomic window encodes:
- a CDS encoding class I SAM-dependent methyltransferase — translation MQKATDVFGEWAEKGKDRGMERSHAIPVDEMISFSLKERSNISKKFSFLDLGCGNGWVVRNVISNILCTRSVGIDGAKQMIANAQSRGSDAEYILANIDYYNSPEKFDLIHSMEVLYYLEDPYEVVKRISDSWLNKDGRLIVGLDHYFENADSHSWQEKVGTRMLMLKELEWVEIFKMAGLNEVKSWRSNQNKDWEGTLVITGKK, via the coding sequence ATGCAAAAAGCAACGGATGTTTTTGGAGAATGGGCTGAAAAGGGCAAAGATAGAGGTATGGAAAGATCTCATGCAATACCCGTTGATGAAATGATAAGTTTTTCACTAAAAGAAAGATCAAATATTAGTAAAAAGTTTAGTTTTTTAGATTTGGGTTGCGGAAATGGCTGGGTAGTTCGTAATGTTATCAGCAATATATTGTGCACTAGGTCAGTAGGCATTGATGGTGCTAAGCAGATGATCGCTAATGCTCAATCAAGAGGCAGTGATGCAGAATATATCCTCGCAAACATTGATTATTATAATTCGCCAGAAAAGTTCGATCTTATCCATTCTATGGAAGTATTATATTATTTAGAAGATCCTTACGAAGTAGTAAAAAGAATCTCAGATTCTTGGCTTAATAAAGATGGTAGATTGATTGTAGGGTTAGATCATTATTTTGAAAATGCAGATTCTCATTCCTGGCAAGAAAAAGTAGGCACTCGAATGCTTATGCTAAAAGAATTAGAATGGGTTGAGATTTTCAAAATGGCTGGATTAAATGAAGTTAAAAGTTGGCGCTCAAACCAAAATAAAGATTGGGAAGGCACTTTAGTTATAACGGGTAAAAAATAA
- a CDS encoding DoxX family protein translates to MNTISNFYAFLQLPAGWWKKLVLLGLAVFFINVGVDHFVNPEFYMSIMPPAFPLHKEAVYISGFFEVLGGVCVLIPRLRKIAGWGLVALLVAVYPANIYMAITPEAFPDVPVIFLYVRLIFQFLFFYWAFSVTRPAYNVVDKKK, encoded by the coding sequence ATGAATACCATATCTAATTTTTATGCTTTTCTTCAACTACCTGCTGGGTGGTGGAAAAAGCTCGTTTTATTAGGATTGGCAGTTTTTTTTATCAACGTGGGAGTAGATCATTTTGTTAATCCAGAATTTTATATGTCAATTATGCCTCCAGCTTTTCCATTACATAAAGAGGCTGTTTATATCAGTGGTTTTTTTGAGGTTCTCGGAGGTGTTTGTGTTTTGATTCCACGCCTACGAAAAATAGCAGGCTGGGGATTAGTAGCTCTCCTAGTTGCCGTTTACCCTGCTAATATCTATATGGCAATTACACCCGAGGCATTTCCTGATGTTCCTGTTATTTTTCTCTATGTTCGACTTATATTTCAGTTTTTATTTTTTTATTGGGCTTTCTCAGTAACTAGACCAGCCTATAATGTAGTTGACAAAAAAAAATAA